One genomic region from Bactrocera tryoni isolate S06 chromosome 3, CSIRO_BtryS06_freeze2, whole genome shotgun sequence encodes:
- the LOC120773022 gene encoding odorant receptor 59a-like: protein MASGWWLFDPETASCVPLTSELAMSQLVNSNAFFKIHWLGFRICGGDLSVSKYRLVYLAYALMVTALVTFCYPLHLALALFRNGSLAGNIKNLAVCVTCIACSLKFLIYTRKLRIMREIEQTFSELDARVSSEEERKYFALMRTSVRNVVSVFVCAYAAVGVTAELAFLLSKERSLLYPAWFPFNWRASTRNFYVANVYQIVGISYQIFQNFIDDTFPPITCCLLSGHIKLLGIRVSRIGYDCVNLLDNERELVRCIKDQKNLYKLFDLLQEVMSWPMFIQFTVTAFNICVAMVVMLFYVDTPFERLYYLVYFISMPLQIFPICYYGSSLQLLFGQLQYEVFRCKWPDQTRQFKKQMILFTERALKTTTALAGGMVKIHLDTFFATVKGAYSLFAVIMKVK from the exons ATGGCCTCTGGTTGGTGGCTCTTCGATCCGGAGACggccag CTGTGTACCGTTAACCAGTGAGTTAGCTATGAGCCAGCTAGTGAACAGCAACGCCTTTTTCAAAATCCACTGGTTGGGCTTTCGCATCTGCGGTGGCGATTTATCCGTGAGTAAATATCGCCTGGTCTATTTGGCGTACGCGCTCATGGTCACCGCGCTGGTGACTTTTTGCTATCCACTGCATCTGGCATTGGCGCTTTTCCGCAACGGTTCACTAGCCGGCAATATTAAGAATCTCGCTGTGTGCGTCACCTGTATCGCCTGCAGCTTGAAATTCCTGATTTATACGCGGAAGTTGCGGATTATGCGCGAGATTGAGCAGACCTTTTCGGAACTGGATGCGCGCGTGAGCAGCGAGGAAGAAcgcaaatattttgctttgatGCGCACAAGCGTAAGGAATGTGGTCTCTGTATTCGTGTGTGCCTATGCTGCGGTCGGTGTGACGGCAGAGCTGGCATTTCTCTTAAGCAAGGAGCGCAGTCTGCTGTATCCGGCATGGTTTCCGTTCAATTGGCGTGCATCCACACGAAATTTCTACGTGGCAAATGTGTACCAAATCGTTGGTATTTCCTATCAGATTTTCCAAAACTTTATTGACGATACCTTTCCACCCATAACTTGTTGCCTGCTGTCGGGTCACATAAAGTTGCTCGGTATTCGTGTTTCGCGTATTGGCTATGATTGTGTAAATTTGCTGGATAATGAGCGGGAGCTGGTGCGTTGCATCAAGGATCAGAAGAATCTATACAA GCTATTCGATCTGCTGCAGGAGGTTATGTCCTGGCCGATGTTCATTCAATTCACTGTTACCGCCTTCAATATTTGCGTGGCCATGGTCGTGATGCTGTTCTACGTGGATACACCGTTCGAACGTCTATACTATCTGGTATATTTTATATCCATGCCGCTGCAAATTTTTCCTATCTGCTATTATGGTAGCAGTCTTCAGCTTCTTTTCGGCCAACTACAGTATGAAGTGTTTCGCTGTAAGTGGCCCGATCAGACTCGGCAATTCAAGAAGCAAATGATACTCTTTACGGAACGTGCTTTGAAGACTACCACGGCCTTGGCCGGGGGTATGGTCAAAATACATCTCGACACCTTCTTCGCCACAGTTAAGGGCGCTTATTCGCTTTTTGCTGTCATCATGAAGGTTAAGTAG
- the LOC120771872 gene encoding vacuolar protein sorting-associated protein 21, with amino-acid sequence MRGIEGKVVVLGSRGVGKTHLITKYIKNTLHRDIGPTIAASFFTCKVLLDDVKIKLQIWDTAGQERFKAVAPMYYRNANAAILVFDLTQHKTFVDIKAWIQELHRHVLEPMILTLVGNKLDLLAQRTVTHDEAYLFASSIGATYFEASAETDQGLEQVFLSTALGLVRLADEGKSCSLRQFNSCDSISAYTNNNTALSHTCAALSAKNGNAAFRLPYVDIGIPVDGDDERKVTGVGRLETPSWSISHIAFGEEESTSCCW; translated from the exons ATGCGTGGAATTGAGGGCAAAGTGGTGGTACTGGGCTCACGAG GAGTTGGTAAGACACACTtgattacaaaatatataaaaaacacatTGCATAGAGACATTGGTCCCACGATAGCGGCGTCCTTCTTTACTTGCAAGGTGCTCTTGGAcgatgtaaaaatcaaattacaa ATCTGGGACACAGCTGGGCAGGAGCGCTTCAAAGCCGTCGCACCAATGTATTATCGCAACGCCAATGCAGCTATTTTAGTTTTCGATCTGACACAACACAAAACATTTGTCGATATCAAAGCGTGGATACAAGAGCTGCACCGCCACGTGCTGGAACCCATGATACTCACACTGGTCGGCAACAAGCTCGATTTGCTAGCACAGCGCACTGTTACGCACGACGAAGCATACCTGTTCGCCTCGTCCATCGGCGCTACCTACTTCGAGGCATCAGCCGAAACGGATCAAGGGCTCGAACAAGTATTTCTCTCCACCGCATTGGGTCTGGTGCGTTTGGCGGATGAGGGTAAGAGTTGTTCGTTGCGCCAATTCAATTCGTGTGACTCCATATCAGCCTATACGAACAACAACACCGCCTTAAGCCACACTTGTGCAGCGCTGTCAGCGAAAAACGGCAATGCAGCTTTTCGTTTGCCATACGTAGACATCGGCATACCCGTGGATGGTGATGATGAGCGCAAAGTGACGGGCGTGGGCAGACTTGAGACGCCTTCGTGGAGCATTTCACACATAGCGTTCGGAGAAGAGGAGTCTACCAGCTGCTGTTGGTAA
- the LOC120773026 gene encoding odorant receptor 59a-like has product MPCHARFLTKIKICYIDNILSFILCCKHKLKILYFFRLLTEMKKPAVVDSRQFFCTHWRLWLLLGCAREPVRYQLLYRLYRTVVNALIILFYPGTVLIALCNSGNVNDLLQTLPICAAALACSAKYISYYRRLNLVRQVEQIFNALDEQILLEEDREFFAGIHRGTNLILNTLRGICVFLFAITAMAFAASLENRDLAFAIELPFDWRASTAAYVGAVALELLLLTCDLVQSLANDSFPAVALCVLTNHTRLLGARLSRIGHTGKDVQANIRELQQCIIDHQRLYRLQAIIEEIISMPVFIQYAVTAFQDCFTLITFIFYTNTVSDKVLYLTYLLALQLQIFPLCYYGAACAQSMDDLQQGLYASNWIEQDQVYRRLVTILSQRSLKSTTVYAAGLIPIHLSTFVRTLQGAYSFYTFVEGVRKV; this is encoded by the exons ATGCCATGCCATGCAAG GTTCTTAACgaagattaaaatttgttatattgATAATATATTATCATTCATATTGTGCTGCAAGCATAAGCTTaagattttatattt CTTCCGCTTACTAACTGAAATGAAAAAACCAGCAGTGGTGGACAGTCGTCAGTTCTTCTGCACACATTGGCGCTTGTGGCTGCTGTTGGGTTGCGCACGTGAGCCAGTGCGCTACCAGTTGCTCTATCGCCTCTACCGTACCGTTGTCAATGCGCTCATAATACTCTTCTATCCTGGCACTGTACTTATAGCCCTCTGCAATAGTGGTAATGTAAACGATTTGCTCCAAACGCTGCCCATTTGCGCCGCCGCTCTAGCCTGTAGTGCTAAATACATTAGCTACTATCGTAGACTGAATTTGGTGCGGCAAGTCGAGCAGATCTTTAACGCTTTGGACGAACAGATACTACTGGAAGAGGACCGGGAGTTTTTTGCTGGCATTCATCGAGGCACTAATTTGATATTGAATACACTGCGCGGCATATGCGTCTTCTTATTTGCTATTACAGCCATGGCGTTTGCTGCTTCGCTTGAGAACCGTGATTTGGCTTTTGCCATAGAATTGCCGTTTGATTGGCGCGCATCGACGGCGGCGTATGTTGGCGCTGTTGCATTGGAATTGTTGCTATTGACCTGCGACCTCGTGCAGAGTCTGGCAAATGACTCCTTTCCGGCGGTTGCTCTGTGTGTTCTAACGAACCACACACGTTTGCTAGGAGCTCGGCTGAGTCGGATCGGTCATACTGGTAAGGATGTGCAGGCGAATATTCGAGAGTTGCAGCAATGCATTATTGATCATCAACGTCTGTATAG ATTGCAGGCAATCATTGAAGAAATCATTTCAATGCCGGTCTTTATTCAATACGCGGTCACCGCCTTCCAGGACTGCTTTACTCTGATAACATTTATATTCTACACGAATACCGTTTCCGATAAAGTTCTATATTTGACCTACTTATTGGCTTTGCAGCTACAAATTTTCCCCCTCTGTTACTATGGCGCAGCTTGTGCTCAGTCGATGGACGATCTGCAGCAGGGGCTTTACGCCAGCAATTGGATTGAACAGGATCAGGTGTACCGACGTCTGGTTACCATATTATCTCAGCGCTCCTTAAAGAGCACAACTGTCTACGCGGCGGGACTCATTCCCATTCACTTGAGCACATTCGTAAGAACCCTTCAGGGCGCTTATTCCTTCTACACATTTGTGGAGGGAGTTAGAAAGGTATAG
- the LOC120771331 gene encoding uncharacterized protein LOC120771331: MLKIFTLLILCLWISQGEGHRYFEPWNACEDTATYQLCRDFRDIRNLIDANTLVYYISSGYYNDKEFRNAMDFIKTDQFESVSQQLADTSIYQSVLKRFSDAGVSTETISSISNIFKCLMISIPEYGDESEITDLESSKIKIESRSLQDVAQNLVGAIPRSKLRHLVREKMRESREFANFYRVLRSSGFRHDVKRLLKSYTTRYPINVLKRHNIDLQKLLEYAYKIFDSVQSY, from the exons atgttgaaaatttttactctaCTCATCCTTTGTCTGTGGATCTCACAGGGTGAGGGCCATCGCTACTTTGAGCCGTGGAACGCGTGCGAGGACACTGCTACCTATCAACTTTGCCGAGATTTCCGTGACATACGCAATCTGATTGATGCGAACACTTTGGTCTACTACATCTCTTCTGGCTATTATAATGACAAGGAATTCCGCAATGCCATGGACTTCATCAAAACCGACCAATTCGAATCGGTGTCACAGCAACTTGCTGATACTTCCATTTATCAGAGTGTGCTTAAGCGCTTTTCCGATGCTGGCGTTAGCACGGAAACCATCTCCAgcatttcaaacattttcaaatgtcTGATGATTTCGATACCCGAATATGGTGATGAGTCGGAGATTACTGATTTAGAATCTTCGAAGATCAAGATAGAGAGCCGATCTTTGCAAGATGTTGCTCAGAATTTGGTGGGTGCAATTCCACGCTCGAAGCTTCGCCATTTGGTGCGGGAAAAGATGCGTGAGAGTAGGGAATTTGCCAACTTCTATCGCGTGTTGCGCAGCAGCGGCTTCCGTCACGATGTCAAGAGGCTACTG AAATCATACACAACAAGATACCCGATTAACGTGTTGAAACGCCATAATATCGATCTGCAGAAATTGCTAGAATACGCATATAAAATCTTCGATTCCGTTCAAAGTTATTGA